ttttaaacagaggctggatggccatctgtcaaggatactttgtacttttcctgcatggcagggggttggatcagatggcccatggggtctcttccaactctatgattctgttcttCTGTATACTCTTGGGGTATAGGATTCTagagtcccatctacactgccatataacacaattTCTGaacccagatgatctgctttgaactagatgctatggcagtgtagatccagcctaagacacAATTCAAACTCTTaactcccaagggccatccgtccatccatctgtccactaTGTGAGAAAATTATAATTGTCCTTCTTTCTGAtgccatggattctccatccttgGATTCAAGGGATCCGTAAGGCCAACTTGATAGTACATAACAATGTTGTTACAATTAGAGAAAAACAATGTTTGTCCTGATACTCAATTAATTAGGAaacaaagcaatttttaaaatgtatggtgTCTTAGCTTTTACTTGTTCATACATTCCAAGTGATTACTAGTATCAGTGAACCGTTGTCTGTCAATTGCTATTAAGCCCGACCCAGATACTCTGAAGCAGCTTGGCTTTCAATAGGTCTAAAAGAATGACTCAAGAATAGCAGCTGGTGGCTTCCTTTAATGTACATGAAATCAAATCAGTGTCAAAATAATTTGGAGAAGATGGACTCAGCGCTTCAGAGGTTGAGGCATTCTTTCACGTTTGTAAGTCATTGTTCTATTGTGTAGGTACTGGAAACCTACTAAATAATATCGCTTGTAAAAATGTGTTCTAAGTCGAATCACTGTGTGGTATATATGAAATACTTCCTTGTTGTTCAGAATCAGATGTCTGTTTGAATTAGGGCATATCTTATCTTGACCATACTGTAGAGTTAGTTGGGTCCCTGATGTTGAACCCTGGTCATTGTATCTTGGTTCGTTGATGGAGTATTCTGTCATTAGTTCTTAAGTTTGTGTCGATTGATTGATTTGTATTTCTTGTGTACTTAGGTTCATTATTGTATTGTGtttagttgttgtatggttttctgttatgttggaaactgccctgagtcccttgaggagatagggcagtatattattattattattattattattattattggagcccgcagtggcgcagcgtgttaaagcgctgagctgctgaacttgcggattgaaaggtcagtggttcaactccggggaacagagtgagcacccactgttagccccagcttctgccaacctagcagttcaaaaacatgcaaatgtgggtagatcaataggtactgctctggcaggaaggtaacggcgctccatgcagtcatgccggccacatgaccttggaggtgtctatggacaacgctggcttagaaatggagatgagcaccatcccccgaagtcggacacgactggacttaatgtcaggggaaagcctttacttattattattattattattattattattattattattattattattattactattattattattattggggaggGACCCTTGGGGTCATCTAATCCAATCCACAGTTGGCGTATCCTGCCATGGCCATCCAACATTAGTTCAGAAAATCCCAACGAAGGCAAGGCCAACACATTCTGAGGTTGTTGAGGCCACGGTTGAACAGATCTTAATATTTAGTGTAGCTTTTCTTTTGTGTCGTATGAACCCATTGATTCCCAATGGTTTTGTATCGTCCTCTCCCCGACTGTATCTGACATTATTAGctcttttatggcccagttctttaagagcCAACCCAGGACTTTATTAAGCATTTTgttttatgtgacctcatttgttttatgacttgctttattgttgattgatttattttattgttgtgtttttatattgtctgttttgcctgggcttggccccatgtaagctgccccgagtcccctcggggagatggggcggggtataaaaataaaataataataataataataataataataataataataataataataattattattattattattattccagtccTACCTCTAGAACATTGATAAATAAGCTCTCCCCATCCTCCGTGTCTCGCAAgtgactgggggattctgggagtcatagtccaaaaagACACCTTTTCCTATGCCTACAAAATTTGGGGAAAGGGGACATAGGTCAGATCCTATGAGTATATTATTCCAAGTTGCTCATCCATTTATGATAATTTCATAAATTTCATagcgttttcttaggcaaagttgTTTGGCTATTTTCCTTATCTGAAAAAGAGCCTATGTCACCTCAGATTTCTTGGTGGTTTCACATCTAAATAAGAaccttagcttccaatatcagcaTTCCTCACTAATACTTTTTGTTCTTGACCATGTTacactatttaataataataataataatataataataataataatgttatttcttacctgcctctccttgtggcttgaattTGAATGTGTCCCACTTTTCCATGCTGAAATGTTAGAACATACAGCGATGAATCCAGACTTTTTGAGAGCAGACCCACTGAACTGGATGAGACTGGTGTTAGTCATCATTCCTGTTTCAATCCCCGCTGGTTTCAGTGGGTCTATTCTCATTTTTAGTGTGGTTATTGCCCATTTCCCAGCTATAGGAGGAATATGACTTAGGGTTcacatacactgtagaatggatgcagttgaaCACTGCTTtcaatgccatggctcaaggctatagaatcctaggagttgtagttttataagatcttttttaaaaaatgtaagtaATTTGTAACATTGTCACAATTGCACATacataacaatatattatttaccTCATTTAACACATTTCATTGATTACATTTTATCTTTTACACTTCAATGCATCTGTCACTTACACATATCCATTTTGTCCCTCACTCATAtgcttatatactcgagtataagcctagtttttcagccctttttagggctgaaaaagctcccctcggcttatactcgagtgagggtcctggccaacttctattcaggttggcttatacttgagtatatagttattcagagttggaaagtcttatcttactaaagtcttattattatcttaaattacagttttatataaatattcaacctcctgatgcctcaaataatgcaattttattaatatctatttttatttttgaatttgacccgtagctgctgcatttcccaccctcgtcttatactcgagtcaataagttttcccagtttttgtggtaaaattaggtgcctcggcttatattcgggttggcttatactcgagtatatacggtaactactcattggtttatattatttgtttgatcATGAAGACGACTCAGAtccttatattttccttttcttttcactcTGACTATAATCTTTTTCCACTTTAACTCCCAAGTTCTCCTTTGGGTGAACATTCGTGTATTTTGTTTGGACCCaccaatttttatttaatttttccagTTGAATTCAGTGGAGCCATGAAACACTGATTCATCTCATTTTTACTTTTCCCATTCCACTACCTTTAATTTTTCGggtaaataattattttttgtttaattaatttttttccttagtAATTCTTCCATCGTATCCTTAATATTTTTGTAGAAATGTTTTAGCTTttcacagtcccaccacatatgacTAAACCCTCCCATtccccacatttatgccaacaaACAAGCTCTATACTTTGACAAAATGTGAGGCCATGGAGGCATGCTTGCTTCCATGGATATGACTCCTCTGACAATTTATCTATGAAGGGACCCCGAGTCTAGGTTAAAAGTAAAAGAATCTGGACTAGCAATTACAGCACCATCCTGGTTTCAGACAGGGCAATGGGTGCTGTTCTAAGGTTGTGTTGCCCTTATTTTCAgattgtattgcattttatgtatCGGGGTCTCAAAAATGACAGACTGTACTGATAAAATAAAACCAAGTAAAATTAGATtacaatatttttgaaaaaagataTGGGAGAGATGGAAGATAGGTGTGAAGAAAATAATGAGAAGGAAGGTGCAGGGTGTGCACATTATACTTGAGAACCCAAAGCACCCTTCCTTTCCTTTAACCTCCGGGCCAATTTTTACCTTTTTGTCAATGATACAAAAGCGCTATTTCTCCCCTCTGTTTGTGTGGGTATATGGGCCTTGGAGTTGCCTgtcatggtgaccccatggatttcacaTGTTTCTCTAAATTTTGTCACCTTCCATTAAGAATGAGCAGCCAAAGTCTGGAACAATCTGCTTCACCGAAAGGCGCCTGAGTGCACCATTAGTTCCAAGGGTGTGAGGATCCCAGCGGTCATGGGCTCTTTCAAGTGGGCAACGTAAGGCCCAATctgcactgccattataatgcagtatgaactggattttaaaaggctgagaggagacatgagagccatgtttcaatatctgaaaggctgtcctaaggaagagggagcaggcttcctttctgctgccctggagactaggactcaataggaatgggttcaaatggcaggaaaggagattccacttgaacgttaggaagaacttactgactaAGAAGacatgttcagcagtggaactctctgctttggagtcTTGAtagaagttccttccttggaggctttcaaacaggagtgaatgcttctggaacatgggcatacagcaacctagctatgaaagcctttgatgacagatagaactctctgcttcagagtgtggtggaggtttttaaacagaggccggatggccatctgtcaggagtactttgtgctttttctgcatggcagaagggggtttgactagatgacccatttggtctcttccaactcttactattttatgattctatatggTAGTGTCCATGGGGCCTAAGTCCCAGAACAGGAAGGAGGGCTGGCTGGTGTTGGGTTCTCCAGGTATTGATGTACTACAATGCCCATCATCCCTCACTAGTGACTGGGGCCAATGGAAGGTGCGGTTCAACCAAACCTAGGGAGCCACACAACTCCCTCCTTTAAAACTCACTGAAAtcccttgggaaactttttgGCAGTAGAAAGCACCCAGGAAACTTTGTGTATAGTGTAGAGGGGACTGAGCTACAAAAAGTTCATTTTTTGGATCAGAGTTACCTCTGAGTGTAAGTGCTTGTGGTACATGTTATACTGTGGGCTGCATTGTAGCCTCTGATTTGCACACATGAACCCATTTGCTTGCAGGGAGGACTATGTCATAGATCAGATTTTTGAATAATCTTTTTGAATAATCAATTCGTTGAAAGTTCCTGAATGTTTCGGGATTAGAAACAGAAATGTTGAGGGACTTTAAAGAAGGGCCTTCCTTGAACAACTGATTTTTTTGTTATTGCATCCATAGTGAGCAGAGTGGACTGGAAAGATCTGAGCAGACATTATTGATAATAATGAACTATTGACAATGATAGGAAAGGGTCACCTGCTTGTTTCCAAGCCTGGTGCTTTTGGGGAGAAGGGGAGGGAATACCATGTGAATTCTTTAGTTTTATGCATCCTGCTTTtcactgttggattttacagtgttttgtatagatgcttGTTAGATATTGTTTCTGTtggtgtaaatgcatatgaccattggttggagcattaataaatgtattgattgaTTAGTTTTATGCCAGAGAATTTAAAACAGTCAATGAAATCAAATCCTCAACACCATGGTGATTCAGTATTATTCTATTACCCATGTTAAACACCTAGGAGTTTTTCAGAACACCCCATATTTCTGTTCTGCTTCTCTCCTATTTGAGAGAAAGGGGATGTGGTGCATGTTAAtttttgcttttatatatatctatatctatccatatacagtatatatgtatgtgtgtgtgtgtgtgtgtgtgtatatatatatatatatatatatacagtagagtctcacttatccaagttaaacggctggcggaagcttggataagcgaatatcttggataataaggagggattaaggaaaagcctattaaacatcaaattaggttatgattttacaaattaagcgccaaaacatcatgttatacaacaaatttgacagaaaaagtagttcaatgttgtaattactgtatttacgaatttagcaccaaaatatcacaatatattgaaaacattgactacaaaaatggcttggataatccagaaacttggataagcgaggcttggataagtgagactctactgtactgtatttacgaatttagcattaaaatatcatgatatacagtagagtctcacttatccaacactcgcttatccaacattctggattatccaacgcatttttggagtcaatgttttcaatatatagtgatattttggtgctaaattcataaatacagtaattactacatagcattactgcatatagaactactttttctgccaaatttgttgtctaacatgatgttttggtgcttaatttgtaaaatcataacctaatttgatgtttaataggcttttccttaatgcctccttattatccaacatattcgcttatccaacattctgccagcccgtttatgttggataagtgagactctactgtattgaaaacattgactacaaaaatggcttggataatccagaagcttggctaagcaaggcttggataagtgagactctactgtgtgtgtatgtgtgtgtgtgtgtgtgtgtgtgtgtatgtatatgtatatgtgtgtatatatatatatatatatatatatatatatatatatatataaattttgctATATATTGTTTTGTAAACCTGTTAATTCTTAGCTTTTTAAAGACCACCTTTTAGCGAGAAAAGATTGTAACACAGACACATCCAGTTTGAATGCTAGAGAGATACAACACCAGCTTTATTAATCTTTTTGTAAAGGGAGCAATGGTACAGTGCTTGAAGCTTATTGCAGCGAGCTTGGCATTTGCAATTTGAGAAAAGATAAGGAGACAGTAAACATTGAGAACAAGCAGTTTCTATTAAGAGAATGCCTAGCATAGATAATATTGTTATTAGCAAAGCTGGCAACAAGAAGACAGGTTACAGCTTGACCATCTAcctcaggcatgggcagactttgctcctccctccaggtgttttggactgcaactcccagacatcccagacAGCTTGCCGACTGCtaagaattgtgggatttgaagtccaagacacctggagggctaaagttttcccatgcctgatgtcCCTCCATGTTTTACATTTCTATGGAACTGTGAGAGGAAGGATGTCAATTAAAGTGAGGGCAAACACTCGAATTAATCCTCTGGCCGAGCCCTTGTTGCTTAGAGAACCGTTGCATTTTCTATCGCTCGCTTTCAAACCCCGGCACTTGCTCCTAAGACCTCGTTCAAAGAGCAGCTTAGCAGGCAGCGACAGAAGAAAGTTGGGAAGTTTCTGAAAGGCAAGCGGCAGCATTCTAGGGCGTCCGACGACAAGGCACGACGAGTGGGTCTAGGCTGGGTGTGCAAGCGACAGGCAAAGCAGTGCCGGGTGGGTGCTCATTTGGCCACCAGGAAGTAGGTGGTCCAGGCGGCCAGGACGAGGGCCCCCAGCAGCACTGTGTAGCTGAAGACGATGAAGGCCAGCAGCTCACGCAGGATTTTCAGGTAGCGGAGGGTGAAGGACTCCCCCATGTAGCGGGCTCGGAAGCGGGAGAAAGCGGAGTGCCTCGGCATGGTCTGGGTGGCACAGAGACAGGGAGAAGCAAGGGGTACCGTTAGCACCAGCGAGAACCACCCAAGACCCTCCCTAAACCCACCCGAGGCTGTGAGCTTCCCATCATGCCACCCCATAGACATCTCCCAGGGGGGAGTGCCTTTTAGAGAGGGCACCTGGGACTGTCTACCAGGCTTTGCAGTCCTGAAAGCACTTTTGCAAACACTCCCAAACACTCCCACTCTTTAAAGAAAGAAGGCTAGTAATAATACCTGCAGGACAGTTTTCCCTGGTGCCTAGCCCCCCGAGAGTGAAGCCCACCCCTCCAACCCATTGGCAAAACGGGCAGATTTATAGCTCACCGTGCATTAATAGCCACGAAATGCACTTGCCAAAGCAGTCGATTCCACTAAAGGGAGCCtactttaatatttaatgttataATTGCATCTAATGGACAGACTGGCAGAAAacttttgtttatgatttgaagGTTAAGTACAAATGATCTCCCTGGCATATtgtctttttttttgccttgtgCAAAAATAGCCACCCTGAGAGTGGGAAAAGATTTCCCATCCAGAGTTTGTCCACCCGACACACCCCTTTTGAGGCTCCGCATGCTGCAGCAGTTCTTAAAAGTTTGAGAAAGCATGTGCTCGGCTGCTCTCTTGTATTCCGAAATCCCATGCCTTTATCTTTTGGGATGATCCTTTGTCAATATAAGGTTCAAAGAGATCACCTCTTTCTCCTGGCATTAAATAACAAGAGGTTTGGTTTAAAAAGAGACACACGTGGAACAGGTTGGATGGCAAATAACCTCATGTTTGTCTCGGCAGCAGAAAATAAAGCCAGGCTCAGACCCCAGCTAATCTAGGAAGATTATTGCTCCAAA
This genomic interval from Anolis carolinensis isolate JA03-04 chromosome X, rAnoCar3.1.pri, whole genome shotgun sequence contains the following:
- the LOC134292905 gene encoding uncharacterized LOC128125816 homolog codes for the protein MPRHSAFSRFRARYMGESFTLRYLKILRELLAFIVFSYTVLLGALVLAAWTTYFLVAK